A genome region from Thermococcus gorgonarius includes the following:
- a CDS encoding carbohydrate ABC transporter permease, producing the protein MGKMEYREEKLAYGMLFPMLAFVILFIVIPVIGTFWISLHRDVTFIPGFKFVGVRNYILVLKKPEFWHSLMVTVAFSLVSVTLETMLGLIFALILNEEIKGRGLLRAIVLIPWAVPTIISARTWELMYNYSYGLFNWIFSQVGLGAINWFGTPISAFFAVVFADVWKTTPFMTLLLLAGLQAIPKDTYEAAIIDGASMFQRFWHITIPLLKPVLIVAVTLRTIDALRVFDIIYVLTGGGPGGATTSISLLAFNYYNLGDYGVGSAISIITFLTVLSFTVVYLKIGRFQEGLK; encoded by the coding sequence ATGGGCAAAATGGAATACAGGGAGGAAAAGCTGGCTTACGGGATGCTCTTCCCAATGCTCGCGTTCGTCATCCTGTTCATAGTCATTCCAGTAATCGGTACCTTCTGGATAAGCCTTCATCGGGACGTAACGTTCATACCAGGCTTTAAGTTCGTTGGGGTGAGGAATTATATTCTCGTGCTTAAGAAGCCGGAGTTCTGGCACTCTCTTATGGTCACCGTCGCGTTCTCGCTTGTAAGCGTTACTCTGGAAACGATGCTAGGGCTCATCTTCGCCCTTATCCTGAACGAGGAGATAAAGGGCAGGGGGCTCCTGAGGGCGATTGTACTCATCCCCTGGGCCGTGCCCACCATAATCTCTGCCAGGACGTGGGAGCTAATGTACAACTACAGCTACGGCCTCTTCAACTGGATCTTCTCACAAGTTGGCCTAGGAGCCATCAACTGGTTCGGAACGCCAATAAGCGCCTTCTTCGCGGTTGTTTTTGCAGACGTATGGAAAACGACGCCCTTTATGACCCTGCTTCTCCTAGCTGGTCTTCAGGCCATCCCAAAGGACACCTACGAGGCGGCAATCATAGACGGCGCCTCAATGTTCCAGAGGTTCTGGCACATAACCATTCCCCTCCTAAAGCCGGTTCTCATAGTCGCAGTGACACTCAGAACAATAGATGCACTCAGAGTCTTCGACATAATCTACGTTCTCACCGGCGGCGGGCCGGGAGGAGCCACTACCTCAATATCTCTCCTAGCATTCAACTACTACAACCTCGGTGACTACGGTGTGGGGTCGGCAATCTCAATCATCACGTTCCTAACCGTTCTCAGCTTCACGGTAGTCTACCTGAAAATCGGCCGCTTCCAGGAGGGGTTGAAATGA
- the malG gene encoding trehalose/maltose ABC transporter permease MalG, with the protein MNEKGLKRIMIIIGTTLMVLICLFPFVWMVVISFTKDATFLGSSYVHFQFTINNYRTVLSDPTLHFLDYFKNSVIIATLVTVVTVTISALGAYAVSRINFRGRMAVPIFVLGLSMFPQISLVGYLFKFIERLGWINTYKALFFPYVAWTMPLALWILLSYFTQLPKDLDEAALIDGASRIQALYKVIIPLSAPALFSTALLVFIAAFNEFMFALLFTTDYRARTVPVGIALFQGVHGEVPWGNIMAASAISTIPLVILALIFQKYIVSGLTAGALKGE; encoded by the coding sequence ATGAACGAAAAAGGGCTAAAGAGGATCATGATCATTATAGGGACCACCCTGATGGTGTTAATCTGCCTCTTCCCGTTCGTGTGGATGGTAGTGATCTCCTTCACGAAGGACGCCACCTTTCTGGGCTCCTCGTACGTACACTTCCAGTTCACGATTAACAACTACAGGACGGTTCTAAGCGATCCCACGCTCCACTTCCTCGACTACTTTAAAAATAGCGTGATAATAGCGACCCTCGTCACGGTGGTTACCGTAACAATCTCCGCGCTCGGAGCCTACGCTGTCTCACGGATAAACTTCAGGGGGAGAATGGCAGTTCCAATATTCGTGTTAGGCCTTTCGATGTTCCCCCAGATAAGCCTCGTCGGTTACCTCTTCAAGTTCATTGAGAGGCTCGGCTGGATAAACACGTACAAGGCCCTGTTCTTCCCGTACGTGGCGTGGACAATGCCCCTGGCCCTCTGGATACTCCTGAGTTACTTCACCCAGCTTCCCAAGGATCTGGACGAGGCGGCCCTTATAGACGGGGCCTCAAGAATACAGGCACTGTACAAAGTCATTATACCCCTCTCCGCGCCGGCCTTATTCTCAACGGCCCTGCTGGTGTTCATAGCTGCCTTCAACGAATTCATGTTTGCCCTACTCTTTACGACGGACTACCGTGCCAGAACAGTCCCCGTTGGCATAGCCCTCTTCCAGGGCGTCCACGGTGAGGTACCCTGGGGGAACATAATGGCGGCCTCGGCCATCTCCACAATTCCGCTCGTGATACTGGCACTGATATTCCAGAAGTATATAGTAAGCGGACTGACCGCTGGAGCATTGAAAGGAGAGTGA
- the treT gene encoding trehalose synthase, translating into MFEVKKFGGEGKKLQDYAKITGEEALERIREKAELLEGRSLAHVNSTSFGGGVAEILHNLVPLMRDVGLDARWLVIEGPDEFFNVTKSFHNALQGNKELRLTEDMKNLYLKTNEENAKDFDLSSFDYVVIHDPQPAALIDFYEKRQPWIWRCHIDLSDPNEEFWNFLREFVIKYDRYIFHMEDYVRNDLKRENVVIMPPSIDPLSEKNMELEEKEVLKILERFDVDPDRPILTQVARFDPWKGVFDAIDVYRKVKEKVPDVQLLLVGVMAHDDPEGWVYFEKTLRKIGEDYDVKVLTNLNGVHAREVNAFQRASDVILQMSIREGFGLTVTEAMWKGRPVIGRSVGGIKLQIVDGKTGFLVKSVEEAAEKALYLLRHPDVANEMGANGRERVRENFIITRHLERYLDLLNSF; encoded by the coding sequence ATGTTTGAGGTTAAGAAGTTTGGAGGAGAAGGAAAGAAACTCCAAGACTACGCCAAAATAACGGGAGAGGAAGCCCTAGAAAGAATCCGGGAAAAAGCTGAGCTGCTTGAAGGAAGGAGCCTGGCCCACGTTAACTCGACCTCCTTTGGCGGGGGAGTGGCGGAGATACTCCACAACCTAGTCCCCCTGATGAGGGATGTCGGCCTCGACGCAAGGTGGCTCGTTATCGAGGGACCGGATGAGTTCTTCAACGTAACCAAAAGCTTTCACAACGCCCTCCAGGGTAACAAGGAACTAAGACTCACGGAAGACATGAAGAACCTTTACCTCAAGACCAATGAAGAAAACGCCAAGGACTTCGATTTGAGCTCTTTCGACTATGTTGTGATTCACGACCCACAGCCTGCGGCCCTGATAGACTTTTACGAAAAGAGGCAGCCCTGGATCTGGAGATGCCACATAGACCTGAGCGACCCCAACGAGGAGTTTTGGAACTTTCTGAGAGAGTTCGTTATTAAATACGACAGGTACATCTTCCATATGGAGGACTACGTCAGAAACGACCTCAAAAGGGAGAACGTCGTTATAATGCCCCCCTCCATAGACCCGCTGAGTGAGAAGAACATGGAACTCGAGGAAAAAGAGGTACTGAAGATCCTGGAGAGGTTCGACGTCGACCCGGACAGGCCAATACTCACCCAGGTAGCCAGGTTCGATCCATGGAAGGGGGTCTTCGATGCCATAGATGTGTATAGGAAGGTGAAAGAGAAAGTCCCGGACGTCCAGCTGCTCCTGGTTGGAGTCATGGCTCACGACGACCCAGAGGGGTGGGTCTATTTCGAGAAGACACTGAGGAAAATAGGAGAGGACTACGACGTCAAGGTGCTCACCAATTTGAACGGAGTGCACGCAAGGGAAGTGAACGCATTCCAGAGGGCCAGCGACGTGATTCTTCAAATGTCCATAAGGGAGGGCTTTGGCCTAACTGTTACGGAGGCAATGTGGAAAGGAAGGCCCGTTATAGGAAGATCTGTCGGGGGGATTAAACTCCAGATAGTGGACGGGAAAACGGGTTTCCTTGTGAAAAGCGTTGAAGAAGCTGCTGAAAAAGCGCTCTACCTCCTAAGGCACCCAGATGTGGCGAATGAGATGGGGGCAAATGGCAGGGAGCGGGTCAGGGAGAACTTCATCATAACAAGACATCTTGAGAGGTACCTCGACCTCCTAAACTCTTTTTAA
- the trmB gene encoding HTH-type sugar-sensing transcriptional regulator TrmB, giving the protein MTMEVPPQLAQALNGIGFTKYETLTYWTLLVYGPSTAREISSKSGVPYNRVYDTISSLKRRGFVTEVEGKPKVYVAYSPRIAFLRFKRELDEIMAQFEEALKDVKREEERPAIWRSRDFEEALEMFRESLSSAENEVIVVIPSEFFDPIKEDLIGTFERGVTVSIYTDETPDVSEFKGHGNLFLRRFYKLNHIVGMVDGREVITVQNVAFNPRNPPAFKSTYPEIIFSQYSLIIEIFKESKLEKEVLKNPSDLRFFAMFHAADLVKRHLKDSQINAVIWGKNVKTGKEEILQGMVVGYTLSLKEAINNIHVETERGVVKVGGMFAVVEDYASTDIRLGLVPLQ; this is encoded by the coding sequence ATGACGATGGAGGTACCTCCACAACTCGCACAGGCCCTGAACGGGATAGGCTTCACAAAATACGAGACCCTGACCTACTGGACGCTCCTGGTTTACGGCCCCAGCACAGCCAGGGAGATCTCCTCCAAGAGCGGGGTGCCCTACAACAGGGTTTACGACACCATATCCTCCCTGAAGAGAAGAGGATTCGTTACCGAGGTTGAAGGGAAGCCCAAAGTGTACGTCGCTTACTCCCCCAGGATAGCTTTTCTGAGGTTCAAAAGGGAGCTGGATGAGATAATGGCCCAGTTTGAAGAGGCCCTAAAGGATGTAAAACGCGAGGAGGAAAGGCCCGCCATATGGAGGAGCCGAGACTTCGAAGAGGCCCTTGAAATGTTCAGGGAGTCCCTCTCCTCAGCCGAGAACGAGGTTATAGTTGTAATTCCAAGCGAGTTCTTTGATCCCATTAAGGAAGATCTCATAGGAACGTTTGAAAGGGGGGTGACTGTCTCCATATACACCGATGAAACTCCCGATGTCTCCGAGTTCAAAGGCCACGGAAACCTTTTCCTCAGGAGATTCTACAAGCTCAACCACATAGTGGGTATGGTTGATGGAAGGGAAGTGATAACCGTCCAAAACGTGGCGTTCAACCCCCGCAACCCGCCGGCATTCAAGTCCACGTACCCGGAGATAATCTTCTCCCAATACAGCCTTATAATAGAAATTTTCAAGGAATCAAAGCTGGAAAAGGAGGTTCTCAAAAATCCCAGCGACCTAAGATTCTTCGCCATGTTCCACGCGGCGGATCTGGTTAAAAGACACTTGAAGGACAGCCAGATAAACGCGGTGATCTGGGGGAAGAACGTCAAAACAGGAAAGGAGGAAATCCTCCAGGGAATGGTCGTTGGATACACGCTCTCCCTCAAGGAAGCCATAAACAACATCCATGTGGAGACTGAGAGGGGTGTTGTAAAAGTCGGAGGAATGTTCGCAGTAGTCGAGGACTACGCGAGCACGGATATACGGCTCGGACTTGTTCCTTTGCAGTGA
- a CDS encoding glycogen/starch synthase, whose translation MKILILGFEYLPVKVGGLAEAITSIAEGLASLGHEVVVFTPDHGKSLGEPVKKFKVIAFGEEVEIEVRKRVQNGVTVYSLAGGLLGEPDVYGPGWDGLLKKTVLFGKASAGLMNSLIGEFKPDVVHAHDWHTVFAFGLLKKYFGIRSVFTIHRLNKAKVPAGYFHEANFGELAPYPEIDPEHTAAYIADVVTTVSRSYLWEEWDFFRHFEGKVTHVFNGIDCSFWNEELLENVNLSREERRRLILERFGLSDGKAFMFIGRFDRAQKGVDTLLRAIEVLSSDPAFKDMRFLIIGKGDPELEKWAKEVENRFPENVRVITELLPRETVRELYGSVDFVVIPSYFEPFGLVQLEAMCLGAIPIGSAVGGIKDTIIDLNENPENATGILVPPRDAFALAKAMIRAKNLDEETLNRLRENGKKRARKDFTWPNACERYVKAYLNEIDRAMSFLR comes from the coding sequence ATGAAAATCCTAATACTGGGGTTTGAGTACCTTCCCGTAAAGGTCGGTGGACTAGCTGAAGCCATAACGAGCATAGCGGAGGGCCTTGCCAGTTTGGGCCATGAAGTCGTCGTCTTCACGCCAGACCACGGGAAGAGCCTCGGAGAGCCCGTGAAGAAGTTCAAAGTTATCGCCTTCGGGGAAGAGGTTGAGATCGAGGTAAGAAAGCGTGTGCAGAACGGCGTGACCGTTTACTCCCTCGCCGGCGGTCTCCTAGGCGAACCCGACGTCTACGGCCCAGGCTGGGATGGACTGCTGAAAAAAACCGTTCTCTTTGGGAAGGCCAGCGCCGGACTGATGAACAGCCTTATTGGGGAGTTCAAGCCCGATGTAGTCCATGCCCACGACTGGCACACCGTTTTTGCGTTCGGCCTTCTGAAGAAGTACTTCGGGATAAGGAGCGTCTTCACGATCCACAGGCTCAACAAAGCAAAGGTTCCAGCGGGATACTTCCACGAAGCAAACTTCGGTGAGCTTGCCCCCTATCCCGAGATAGATCCGGAGCACACCGCCGCTTACATAGCGGACGTGGTAACTACCGTCAGCAGGAGCTACCTCTGGGAGGAGTGGGACTTCTTCAGGCACTTTGAGGGCAAGGTAACCCACGTCTTCAACGGCATAGACTGCTCCTTCTGGAACGAAGAGCTTCTCGAAAATGTGAATCTGTCAAGGGAAGAGCGCAGAAGGCTAATCTTAGAGCGCTTTGGCCTCTCAGATGGCAAAGCATTCATGTTCATAGGCCGCTTTGACAGGGCTCAGAAGGGCGTAGACACGCTCCTCAGGGCCATAGAGGTGCTCTCTAGTGACCCTGCCTTCAAAGATATGCGTTTCCTCATAATCGGCAAGGGCGACCCAGAGCTTGAGAAGTGGGCGAAAGAAGTTGAGAACCGCTTCCCCGAGAACGTCAGGGTAATCACCGAGCTCCTCCCAAGAGAGACCGTGAGGGAGCTCTACGGTTCCGTTGATTTTGTCGTTATACCATCATACTTTGAGCCCTTCGGTCTGGTTCAGCTGGAGGCGATGTGCCTGGGGGCTATCCCGATAGGCAGCGCCGTCGGGGGGATAAAGGACACTATCATAGACCTCAACGAGAATCCTGAAAATGCCACTGGAATACTCGTGCCACCCAGAGACGCCTTCGCGCTGGCCAAGGCGATGATAAGGGCAAAGAACCTCGATGAAGAAACGCTCAACCGCCTTAGGGAGAACGGGAAAAAGCGCGCAAGGAAGGACTTCACATGGCCGAATGCCTGCGAGAGGTACGTTAAGGCCTACCTCAACGAGATCGACAGGGCAATGTCATTCCTGCGCTAA
- a CDS encoding ribonuclease P protein component 2: MREKPKYLPPTLRDKHRYIAFRVIGERAFTKDEIKRAIWEASLSTLGVLGSAKAKPWFIKFDEKSQTGIVRVDRKHVEELRFALTLVTRVNGSRAIFRTLGVSGTIKRLKRKFLAEYGWR, translated from the coding sequence ATGAGGGAGAAGCCGAAGTACCTGCCGCCGACGTTGAGGGACAAGCACCGCTACATAGCCTTCCGGGTCATCGGCGAGAGGGCATTCACGAAGGACGAGATAAAGAGAGCGATATGGGAGGCGAGCCTTTCAACACTCGGTGTCCTCGGCTCCGCTAAGGCTAAGCCTTGGTTCATAAAGTTCGACGAGAAAAGCCAGACCGGGATAGTCAGAGTGGACAGGAAGCACGTGGAAGAGCTCCGCTTCGCTCTAACGCTGGTTACTCGAGTAAACGGTTCGCGGGCAATATTCAGAACGCTCGGCGTTTCGGGGACGATAAAAAGATTGAAAAGGAAGTTTTTGGCTGAGTACGGGTGGCGTTAG
- a CDS encoding radical SAM protein: MVWETPYFSYAVRDLPKGCQLCVRGEKLVLFTTGVCPRDCFYCPLSPWRRGDVVYANERPVKSAEDVIEEALLQEAKGAGVTGGDPLARLDRTVEYIKLLKENFGEDFHVHLYTTGALATKKNLEKLYDAGLDEIRFHPDLFNPNSKLFKVEIENIKNSFDFDWDVGGEIPSIPGQFERMKWYAEFLDKLGAKFLNVNELEFSEMTLKTLLDMGYQPVSDESAAIKGSLETGLKLLEWGEENTSLSYHLCTARLKDAVQLRNRLKRMARKVVKPYMEITEEGTLRFGIAEYDDLDELYSFLVEEAEVPPEWLYINREKGRIEMPEEVAVELAEAIEGDVRFFIVEEYPTWDRLEVERVPLP; the protein is encoded by the coding sequence TTGGTCTGGGAGACGCCTTACTTTTCATACGCCGTGAGAGATCTTCCTAAGGGCTGTCAGCTCTGCGTTAGGGGCGAGAAGCTCGTCCTCTTCACCACCGGTGTCTGTCCAAGGGACTGCTTTTACTGCCCTCTCAGCCCGTGGAGGAGGGGGGACGTAGTTTACGCCAACGAGAGACCGGTTAAGAGCGCTGAAGACGTTATCGAGGAGGCCCTCCTGCAGGAGGCAAAGGGGGCAGGTGTTACAGGAGGAGACCCGCTCGCGAGGCTTGACCGAACTGTGGAATACATAAAACTCCTGAAGGAGAACTTTGGCGAGGACTTCCACGTCCACCTCTACACCACCGGCGCGCTGGCAACAAAGAAGAACCTCGAAAAGCTCTACGATGCCGGTTTAGACGAGATACGCTTCCACCCTGACCTGTTCAACCCCAACTCAAAGCTCTTCAAGGTTGAGATAGAGAACATAAAGAACTCCTTCGACTTCGACTGGGACGTTGGGGGCGAGATTCCCTCAATTCCGGGGCAGTTCGAGAGGATGAAGTGGTACGCCGAGTTTCTCGATAAGCTCGGTGCTAAGTTCCTCAACGTGAACGAGCTTGAGTTCAGCGAGATGACTCTCAAGACCCTCCTCGACATGGGTTACCAGCCGGTAAGCGACGAGAGTGCAGCCATAAAGGGCTCCCTTGAGACCGGCCTAAAGCTCCTTGAATGGGGCGAGGAAAACACCTCCCTGAGCTACCACCTCTGCACGGCAAGGCTGAAAGACGCCGTCCAGCTCAGGAACAGGCTGAAGAGAATGGCAAGGAAGGTTGTTAAACCTTACATGGAGATAACCGAAGAGGGGACGCTCCGCTTTGGAATAGCTGAATACGATGACCTCGACGAGCTCTACAGCTTCCTCGTGGAAGAGGCAGAGGTTCCGCCCGAGTGGCTCTACATCAACCGAGAGAAGGGCCGGATAGAGATGCCAGAGGAAGTTGCGGTTGAGCTGGCAGAGGCAATTGAAGGCGATGTTAGGTTCTTCATCGTGGAAGAGTACCCGACGTGGGACAGGCTGGAGGTAGAGAGGGTTCCGCTTCCCTGA
- a CDS encoding potassium transporter Kef → MKKGGYPLLNFFVGTLFLTILFRYALSLSFGKSLSFAVILALLYTSAHVFWEKSDKWRKSGLLKSKGARYLIFFLSSFGFALLLFGLMYLVFTKPGTSFVSLVKGLAVLFAVGSSLMFLASMFYNRNRTPEKITYSWRNFLRELSASILLFTIAYFSGVSLEKSASMALYVFVAASWYYSTMAHRYVIPEQILKLRAVINFAAIASGLYLFVIDNVLISGLAGALFAVAEEKDYWITRKLVETGLLKRRYAESGAGGLFYAVSYGFGAMVALMVVTGNCNASFIRDFLLTMFRLLYLFTAIFLPFGTFLGWARLKVHGE, encoded by the coding sequence ATGAAAAAGGGAGGATATCCCCTTCTGAACTTTTTTGTCGGAACTCTCTTCCTGACAATCCTGTTTCGCTATGCACTATCGCTTTCGTTTGGAAAAAGCCTCTCCTTTGCGGTTATTTTGGCGCTTCTCTACACCTCGGCCCACGTTTTCTGGGAAAAGTCGGATAAATGGAGAAAGTCGGGACTTTTAAAATCCAAGGGCGCGAGGTATCTCATCTTCTTCCTGAGCTCGTTTGGGTTTGCCCTTCTCCTATTTGGGCTTATGTACCTGGTCTTTACAAAACCGGGAACTTCGTTCGTTTCCCTCGTCAAGGGGCTCGCCGTTCTCTTTGCAGTAGGCTCCTCCCTGATGTTCCTTGCCTCAATGTTTTATAACAGGAACAGAACACCTGAAAAAATCACATATTCCTGGCGGAACTTTCTAAGGGAGCTTTCAGCGTCAATCCTCCTATTCACGATTGCCTACTTCTCCGGTGTTAGTTTGGAAAAGAGTGCTTCAATGGCACTTTATGTTTTTGTTGCTGCCAGCTGGTACTACTCCACGATGGCCCACAGGTACGTGATACCCGAGCAGATACTTAAACTCAGGGCAGTCATCAACTTCGCGGCAATTGCCTCCGGCTTGTACCTCTTCGTGATTGACAACGTGCTCATAAGTGGATTAGCGGGGGCACTTTTTGCCGTTGCCGAAGAAAAAGACTACTGGATAACTAGGAAGCTTGTAGAAACTGGACTGTTGAAGAGAAGATACGCCGAAAGTGGGGCTGGAGGTCTGTTTTATGCAGTCTCATATGGGTTTGGAGCCATGGTGGCTTTAATGGTGGTCACCGGAAATTGTAACGCATCTTTCATCAGGGACTTTCTGCTAACGATGTTCAGGCTGTTGTACCTGTTCACGGCGATTTTCCTTCCCTTCGGGACGTTTCTCGGGTGGGCAAGGCTGAAAGTTCACGGTGAATGA